In Lycium ferocissimum isolate CSIRO_LF1 chromosome 7, AGI_CSIRO_Lferr_CH_V1, whole genome shotgun sequence, the sequence tagctaaaaacaagaaaagtaaaatccctattctataaggaaaagaataaaaaaaaactaaatccTACTAGAACTAGAATAAAAATCCTACtaatgataggaaattaaatccctactataatataaatcaagaaacaagaaacctatttagaaaaggattcaagaaacaagaaatcccattcttgaaagaaattgatcttcaaacttgagcttctTGGACTTTCTTGCTCTTAAAtttcaatcttgttcttcttggttttcttgctcTTTCATCATTCTCCCCTTGTTGAGAAAGACTCATCCTAGAGTCTAAAGGCTCCATAAATGGTGAAAgattagccaaaaaaaaaaaaaaatgggaacaacCCGTACTCACCAAGCTCTAAGTTGCATTTTTCTAGCTTGTCGTAGAGCTTCATCATGTTGAAAGAAAGCTTTGCATATGGCCGAACTAAATCCCACTTTCTTAGTAGTAACTTAATACCATGATTTCTCAAACATGTCATCATAAGCTGAtcttcaaaatataagtcatgatcaaaatttatttccttttgacCTTTAGCAGTCTTGAACACTCCCGTGTCTATGTGGTGTTTGCAAGAAACATCTGAGTTAGTGccgaaaattttaaataaatcaaaatctttaaataaatcaaattcTCGATGATTTTGTTGCACCCATATTTGACATGATTATAGCCATTAACCTCGATCAAATTAAGATATCTTAAATTTACACATTCTTGCAAAGATTCAACCTTTTGAGGAATAATTCTTGCTCGAACTAGATCATGaattaaactctcattcataGACTTCTTTTTCAGCAACtcattctctttctctttcaaatcttcatacactATTGGTCCTATGCAATACACTGCTTTGGTTGGCGTGGAGTAAGAAACAAAATCCATATTCTTTTTGAAATCCCTTAATGGGGGAAACTCAACCTCACAAATGGTTGGATGCTCAAACGGATCCTCATCAAACTTTGGAGGTAAATCCTCAACTTGTGGATCCAATTCATTCTTCTCATTCGTTTGTTGTTCCACATTGATGGGACCAATGATTTGTAATTTGgtcacaaaagaatcatcaacatacttGGAGTTTTTAGCAATATCTTTTGGATTCAAGGGAACCAAATTGATTTTTCGCCCATCCTTTGTAAAAGAATAGGTATTACagtatacatcatatttagCACTCCTATCATACAACCATGGTCTTCCAAGTAATAAGTGGCAAGCATCCATCTTTATTACATCACACCAAACAatatctttatatattttgccaCTAGAAAAAGAAACTAGACATTGACAAGTTACCTCTAAGCCACCACCATTCTCAAATTTTATGCTGTAAGGATATGAATGAGGTTTTGTTGACAAGCCAAGTTTAGAAACCATCACTTCAGAAACAACATTCATATGACTCTCATTATCAATAATCACCGAACATACCTTACCATGTGAGGTACATCTAGTAAGGAAAAGagatttcctttttctttcatcttcttGAACCCAACGTCCTCTTCTTACTTGCATATTATTAGCCATGATACTCCTCAActgtgctctgataccaaattgatGTGATCGTGAtgttaacaaagaaccaatcgaccaggATCTTATTCTTGAAGCGATTTAATGGGCAGATTCAAGAAACGGACGTAACTCAAGTTATAGGTCTTGGAATTAGGTGATTCCAAAACGACGTGAAAGATTAcgatttgaactataaaaataactcttgaatcatttaaaacaagtaaatattGAGGGTACAACGATGGAAAGGAATTTAGGGTTCTAGGTATGAAATAGaacgaattttttttcaagaaatgtgttcttgaataatcaagaaccaacaaagtcaccacttgaaatcaattaaCGTGATAAAAAAACACCACACGCAATTGAAAACAAGgtaaagactatcaccaccttgcttggaaccaaaaacaaggataaagaacactaaatagagaaaataactctattgcaaattTAGGGTTATGATAAAAACAAGaattttgctattacatgtcatgcgaaccctttatataggcctaggATCTCTTCTTTATGActacaaatccctattctactctagaaaggaaatagctaaaaacaagaaaaataaaatccctattctataaggaaaataataaagaaaactaaaatcctactagaactaggataaaaatcctactaatgataggaaattaaatccctactataacataaatcaagaaacaagaaacctatttagaaaaggattcaagaaacaagaaatcccATTCTTGAAAGAAATAGATCTTCGAACTTGAGCTTCTTGGACTTTCTTGCTCTTAAAtttcaatcttgttcttcttggttttcttggatttcttggtCTTCTTGCTCTTTCATCACAGTGGCATGCACTTCATGCCCGAATCACTTCCGCAACTAAGAAATTAACCAAGTAGCTCTTCCACACGAACTAGGTCTAATCAGTAACACAACATAATTACATgcttagataccaattggaatcgtttagataccaattgaacccaccgagataccaatttgaccgaAGATACTCACTGACTCAAAGGGTTACAAAATCCATGATCTTCATTCTCAATCCTTCTTTGTGAACAGAAATGTAGTGTTCCAGGAACATGATTTTCCCTTTCTTCATATGCATTCTGCTGGGACTCCACTATTTCCTGTTCTAGATTTATCCACTAACTCAGATATGTCTCCTTGATCTTTCCCTTTTGAGTCTTCTATACAGGGGGAGTCTTCCTCATCCCAAAACTTTTCATCACCTGTTCCTCAGCAAGAGACTTCTGTTTCTGATCCTCCACCTCCTGAAAATGATCCTTCCTTACCCCCATTGGTTGATCCTACACCCCATTCCCAATCAGTGCAATCTCTTAGACAGTCATCCAGATTCAAACACCCTCCTGCTTGACTTCAAGACTACATTACTCTTGTTCCTTCTCAAAGTCAGTCCTGTGTCTATCCTATGTCTTCCTTTGTCACTTTCTCTCACCTCAACCCTACATATAGACGTGTTTTTGTCTGTTTACTCCTGTATTCCTGAACCTACAACATTCGAAGAGGCTGTTTGTGACCCTAAATGGCTAGATGctataaattttgaaattgcTGCTTTGGAGGATAATAATACTTGGTCCATTGTTGACTTACCTCATGGAAAGTCCCCTATTGGGTGCAAGTGGGAGTACAAGGTGAAATACCAAGCTTCATGAGAGGTTGAGAGGTACAAAGCCAGTTGTGGCTAAGGGCTATAGTCAAGGCTGGTTTAGATTATTCAGAAACTTTTTCACCTGTTAATAAGATGGTGACAGCTAGGCCCATTGTTGCTCTTGCTGCTTCTAATCAGTGGATGATTTATCAGATGGATGTGCATAATGCATTCCTCAATGGTGATCTCACCTAAGTTGCGCGGACTCTTCGCTTTTGATGCCACACCCGTCTCGACACGGGATGGGTGTGGATGTGGGTGCGGGATACGTCTCGGATACGGTCAACCAACTTCGGATACTTTGACCGGGGTCCATGGACAAATTTGGGGGgaaatttgagattttgatttctcaaaatgAAAGATACAAAAGATTTAAGAGATGGGAAATGACATAACTTCAATATTATAGTCCTTTTGTCTCATATTCGTTGCTTCATGTTTCAGGCCAAACAGAGAGGAACCAAGAATTCAAGGGGTCGTGTTCCTTATAGCTCTATTTTTATaactttgaattttcttagccgAATCCTCGCACTTGTGTCCATACCTAGACCCGCACtcccgaatcttaaaatttagattttgccGAATCCGACATTCAAATCCTTACCCGTATCGGATACCCAcacccgagtccgagcaacttaggaTCTCACTGAGGAAGTGTATATGCATATTCCAAAAGGGTTTGCCAGACGGGGAAAATCAGAAGGTCTGCAAACTTCATAAATCTTTGTATGGGCTCAAGCAGGCCCCAAGACAGTGGAACAAGAAACTGACTGATGCTCTAGTCCAAATGGGCTTTGTTCAGAGTCATTATGACTATCCATTGTTTACTAAAGAGATCAGGAGCTGAACTGGTGATAATTCTGGTGTACATAGATGATCTTCTGATCACAGGAAATAGTTGTGATCTAGTGTGTCAAGCAAGGGAAGATTTGCAACAAAGATTCAAAATGAAAGATTTTGGTGACTTAAGTTTTTTCTTGGGAATTGAAGTAGCTAGATCCAATAAGGGGATGTGATGTGCCAAAGGAAATATGCACTAGAACTGGTCTCAGAAGCACGGTTAAGTGGAGCAAAACCTGCTGGTACTCCACTTGAAATGAACCAGAAGCTAATCTCTGTAGAGTATGACAAGTGCATCCAAATGATGCTGCTAGTGGTGATGAAGTACCCGAAGAACCTGGTGCCTATCAAAGATTAGTGGGAAGATTGCCATACCCCACCATGACTAGACCTGATTTGGCCTTTGCCGTACAAGTGTTAAGTCAGTTTATGCATTGTCCTAAAATGTCACATACGGAGCCTGCACTCAGAGTGGTAAGATACATCAAGGGAGCTCCTGGTTTGGGGTTGTTTATGCCTGCTGAAAACGCAGATCAGCTGTTTGCCTACTGTGATTCAGATTGGGGTGCCTGTTTGCAAACTAGAAGGTCTGTTACTAGATACTTAGTCAAGTTTGGTGGAGCTTGAATCTCTTGTAAatcaaagaaacaagaaacTGTCAAGAAGCTCAGCAGAGGCTGAGTTTAGAAGCACGGCCTCTTGCATTGCTGAATTAACCTGGTTAGTAGGATTGTTTAAAGAAATTGGTGTTCAAATCAAGCTACCTATTGATCTGATGTGTGACAGTAAAGCTGCAATTCTGACTGCTGCAAatccaatatttcatgaaagaaATAAGCACATAGACATAGACCGTCACTTTGTGAGAGAAAGAATTAGTCAAGGAATTGTTAGAACCAATCATGTTCCTACTTACAAAGAGCTTAGGAAGAGCTCAACATGAATATTTGCTGAACAAACTGGGAATACAATCAGCTTGAGGGAGTGTTGAGAGATTGACAGTTAGTTACAAGCTGATGTAACCACAGTTAAGTTAGAAGTTAACCCAGGCTGTTAGAGTGAGTTAGTTACTAAGCTAGTCTGTTAAATGACAGCTGTAAGATAGCTGTCAGATTATTGAGATGTATAAATGTGTGAGGTAGTTATAGACTTATAACTTGATCAATTCTAATTCAATAGAACATATTTTCATACACAGATTTCTCTCTAGCTTCCTCTTCAAGCTACTGTCCAGATTATCTCTTTCGTAGCATCAAGCTTATCCATGGCTGTTAACATCTAATTCCCTATAAGATAAATTTATGAGaatacaacaaccacaacaacaacatacccagtgaaatcccacaatgtggggtctggggaaggtaaagtgtacgcagaccttacccctatctcagaagatagggaggctgtttccggaagaccctcggctcaagataAATTTATGAGAATATGGAATTTTAACTTACCAGTAAAGTATCCACGTTCATGAATATCATCACCaaacaaattattttccaataaaGACGCTTTCCTCCCAAACATCTAATCAACTGTATTATACTATGTAACTCCTTTGGACATTTCATCCTAATCTTCAATTGAAATGATTGAAACACTAAGGCCAATcttcaaagaagaagaagacgaacaaaaagaaaattaaattccaTTAATGAACCCGTACTCCTTACAACATTAGATCCAGAATCTAAACATTCGCCAATTAAGTATTGCATCAAGATTCAGAATAACAGAACATAGGTAACGCTGCAACTAACCTATCAGTAAATTCAGAAAGTGATGTTGGCCTTAGAACTAGGATCCTTCCAGCCATCTGCAACATCAAGGGGAAAATCCTCACTAAGCTCTTCAAAATGCTATATCCAGAAAACATTAAAGGGTGCATCAGTATCTGTCAAAAGGTTTTACTATACTACATGCTCTGACATAGTTGACTTTCAAAACTAAAAAATGTCCAACTCTTTAATATTTTTCCCCTTCCCTCATCATTTTGTTTTAGAGACACAGTGAGTTAAGACATCCGGACATGCTTGAACATGGAAGAAACGCGTTTATACAGATCTGCAAGTCAATAATTCAAGGAAAAAAGTCAAACTTAGAAAATGGTCATGATTATCGTTGCACCAAGTTATAGAAGATACAGGAGATCTAGAACTTGCATCCTACCATGACGATTTCATGGCTTGCTTTCAGAATGAAGTTAGTCAAAGGGGAGAATAAAATTATTTGGGAAAGGGAATCCAGTCGCAAATAATTGATCGTAGACTTGTTAATAATATAAAACCGCTCTGGCAAGCAATTCATAGACTTCGGAAATTGGTCTATGAAAGAAAGCACTAGACAATATGCTGCATACCTCCTGTGCCATCCCTTCGGTGTGGAATACTTCCGGGAAGCTATTATATCCTATTTCTATCATCCTGGGGAGACACTTCAAAAATAGATAGGTCATCATTTCCACCTATAACACAGCAACCTCAGTACCAAAAGCCTGAAAGTTACCTCTTTGAGCTAAATTTGGATTCTGTATCAATATAAATTACAGAACCATCTAAGCCACCATAACTAGAAGGAAGAGAAGCTAACAAGGAAAGCTTCAAGCAGAACTGCAATTTAAGACAGAATACGTCAATAAAAAATATGCCAAAGGCAACACAAACAGTTTAAATATATGCAAAtgtatcaatatatatactccaATTGGCATTTCTTTTCAGCTTGCAATCACAACAAATAGAACCGAAGAAACTCCAAGCAATCCGAAGTTCCAGCCAGctaacaaataaaaagaagacCAGAAACCAAGCTTTTTTGAGGTTAGAAACAGATAATCATGCCTGAGTTTTACCAATGCCTGCTGGACCCACTAGCTCTGTCACAATGCCAAAAGGAATTCCACCACATAGAGCATTGTCCAGACCTTTTAGACAAGTTGGAAGATGGCCAGCCATGTTTTCATTTTGTCGACGCTGTTCCAGCAATGACAGTGCCTAAGTCACAGAACAGCAGGGGGGAAAAGTGAATTTGCATCTCTTTTTGAAGAAATCAACCATAGATTCTGCCTTTATAAACCTACAGTTTGGTATGGAGGGCATGTAAATTCACTGATGTGTGCTACCGCTGATGTTACTACAGCTAAATCCACATCAAGCAATTCCATCAACTCAAATTCTGTCAATGAGAATACATCCTGAGACAATAcaacaaatataaattaatgGAAACACATGAAAGCAATGTGTCAAGAAGTTAATAAGGTCCAAAAAAGGAACATAAAATGATTCACTCACTTTCAGTGTTCCAAACTTCCAGGTGAAATTTACGCCAAGTTACTAATTATGAGGAAAAGCAAACACATATGCACACTTGAAAGATGAAAGCAACAATCAGCAATCTATCTAAAGATTAGTTCCAGTATTTACCCTTCATTAAGGTTTCTCCTCACCCTATCCTGGTGTTTGTCGATATAACGATACAAAAGCTTGggggaaaaggggaaaagggcAGCCCAGTGCATGAAGCATCCCGCGTTAGCAGGGGCCGGGGAAGGGCCGCACCCTAAGGAGTATGATGTAGACAGTCTACCTTAATGCAAGAATTAGTGGTTGCTTCCatggctcgaacccgtgacctataggtcacacgGAGACAACTTTACATTGTGGGAAAATGCTCCAacaaccttaaaaaaaaaaaaaaaaaaaaattgtttgatcTCATTCCGCACTCAGCATAGATGGTTCCACGCGTGCATTAGATAATTTCTCAGTGCTTATCAGGGCATTTGAACAGATTCATAAAAATTTCATTTGGTTTAGCCGCAAAAAGGCTCTGAAAACATTCTCTTtcattgaaatatttgattgcTTTAAGATTGCATAAAATGTTTTCTTATTGACATATTTAACACCTAAGTtatcaaatcaataaacattcaAAATAAAAGCATCAGTAGCTTTTACTTCAATTACCTCTACGAATACTCAATACCTAATATAGTGTTCCCACTTCCCATATTCCACTACTTATTGCCATAACAGGCCCCAAAATCCTCCCTCAACTTTACAATCTtatgaatttcaagaaaacaccAAAACATTGAATTTAAATAAATGAGCTCTTTTATTCAATAAAATTAcaagtgaaaaataatttctagTTTAAAAAGGCAAAAACTACTCATTGGGTGTTATCATTTCACCTCAACATGAGTTAATAGACCTTTTACacggggtcgtttggtagctggtttgGAGGtgagttatgcaggtattagaTTTTGCACAAGTAATACCacgtttggtagctggttaggaggtaagttattcatgtataaaattaataaGTATTTGGTTTGCAAATTTAGAAACCCCCCATGagtaatacatgtataagttatgagggaatctatgtattattttatgcaagaTAGAAGGtggaataacttatacatgaataactaaaccctACATAACTAATCATTGTATTACTAATACTTGCATTTAActctaaccagctaccaaacgaccccttttAGAAATATCAATCTTCAAACATAATTCCCTTTCTCTAGTACTATCTGAGTGTTTCTTTTACTACGTTATCCTATTATCTTGCTGCTATTACAGCTTATTATTACTATTCATTATTCCTGATGCTTTTTCATCTCTCCTTGAGCCAGGAGTCtattggaaacagcctctctatcaGTCAAAAGGTAACCGTCAAAAGgtaagggtaaggtctgcgtacactctaccctccctggACCCCACCTGGTGTGATTGTACTGGCTATgctgatgttgttgttgtaaacatAATATGTAACTATACATTTCCTATGTAAATTTGAAGAACCCAAGAACTAAAACAGACTGAATAATTGAAATGCTAAAGATTGAAGAATTTTAAAGGCAGTATGATTCTTACATTTGACAAATGTGCATTATATTGGCATATGTAAAATTAGTaaagagaaacaaaaaatataaaaaaaatataaaaagggcTAAAAGATAAAAGAGACCTTGGCAATAATAAGGTTACGAGCAGCAAAAATGTTGGCTATAGATTTGGGAAGACCCATTTCGCTAAGGAGCTTGTTTGCCATCTAGCCTTCACTCTCTCTACATCACCATTGCTCTATGCTTAtgttaattcctttttttttttcccccctctAATtgtctaatattttttttccttctcttttgtAATAAAGGGTCAATTATAACCCTTCACTTTAGTTTATTGGCTAACTTTACCTCAATTAGGTAAAGTAATCAAATATATCCCTACCATTaacaaagttttaaaaatacccctcatttctaacatatttTCAATAAACAAGTCTAGTCATTGGAATTGGGTGACATGAACGCCACATGccatttaacttattctatgtGGTACCTACGTggcaatttttaaaaaaacaatctagaaaattaatttttctaaaaacaaatttgttaaaaatggcttttattaaaaatctgaattttattttattttataaaactcgcttctcaaaaaaaaaatctggaaaattggatttttttattaaaaaaactaaaaatgatttttttcaaaaccagttttttaaaattaatccaGATTTTAAAAAACATTAGGACACTTTTTaagtagaatttttttttttttttacagttttccaattttaaaaaaattatttttcagattttttaactaaaatatccaattttcgagaatatattttaaaaaaaaagggttttattaaaacaaaaaagtttcagatttttaataaaagccattttttcatatttgttttaaaaaaaatcaattttctagattGTTTAATAGAAAATTGCCACATAGGCACCATatagaataagttaaatgccATGTGGTGTTCATGTCACCTAATTCCAATGACTAGACTTGCTTATGTGggaatatgttagaaatgaggaatatttttgaaactttgctaacgtttggggtatatttggccccaacTTGTAatgggaggggtatatttgactactttggcTAACGAAGGGCAAAGTTAGCCAATAAACTAaaatagaggggtatatttgacccttttccctttcttttttgaactactatttttgtaaaaataggTGGAGAATGTTACCCTCCATTCCAATTTTATCTCAGATCGTTTGATTGAGTGgcttaaaaagaaataaattttcgGGAATAGGGGCAAATATACCTCTCCGATTTAGAGCTGATATGCCCCTCGTTAAGAAAAGGGTAACTTACATAAATCACTGCCAAGAGCTTTTAACAATCCGTAGCtacattttatgtatttacatttcgtagctagtTTAGGGCAACTCgatgtatttgagtgtatttaaATACTGTTCAGTTGTATCCAACCTTATTCAATGTCGCGTCTATCTGAACGTATTTGAATACATGCAACCTTAATTTCTTTGAATACATGTGTATTACAAAATTATTGGGTTCCAGTGCATTTAAAGACGGAGCTGTGCATTttagtgtatttatatattaatcTATCCTTTTGTTGTggctgtatttgaatgtattcgagCTCCGATCAGCAAGGTGGCCGCCTGACGTCGCAAGGTTGAATGTATTAATTTGAATGTGTCCGGACAGACGAATACACTGACTCAGATCTGAGGAAAAAACAATCAAATACATTTAAGAATCGAATGAAAATTagtcaaatacatctagttttgcccaaaaatacaatcaaatacatctagttttccaaaaaaatctccTTTAGAATACATAAATACTACATTAAAAAATGCACAATACACTCACGTACACTCAAGTCGGGCCTCGAGATCGTCGGAAAATACACCAAACCCGGCGGAAATACAAATAGAGatctaattttcaaaaaaatacagAAGTGTTAACGAGATATTTTCGATTTTACACCAAATCCATATCGTCGGAAAATACACCAAATCTAGAAACTATGATATGAGATCGTCGAAAAATATACCAAATCTAGATTTGAGATCGTTGAAAAATAAACCAAATCCAGATCTGAGAAAAAGCCATGAATTCCGGCATTACCGGCGGCTAAACTATGATATGAGATCGTCTAAAATACACCAAATCCAGATCTAAGAAAAAAATCATGGATTCCAACATTACCAGCGGCTACGACTGCCGCCTTAGATGCGGCGGTGCAACGGAAAGAGAGGGGTGAGAGACAGCGGAGAAGAGAGACTGAACAGAGAGAAGAaacggagagagagagatagaggcgagagagaagagagaggcgTGAGGAAGAATCTTGATAAAGTGGAATAACTCTATGTATTTGGTATAGCTACGATATGTAAGTTAGAAAATCACTGTAGCTATgaaatagaaataaattaaatagtagttattatcaataaataCCTCTTAGAGGTAACTATGGCAAgtaaattttcctaaaaaaagTGGCTCACATATACTCTCGCCGTCTAACAAATAGAGCATAATTTCCCTTTTCGTTAACAGAATCATATTACTGAATTATTAAATCATTTGActtgttttttaatttaagaagTGGCACATGACTTTTAAAAATAACTCTCACTCATTAATATTTTTACCCCTCCAGACTCGACCCaccagtaaaaaaaaaacctcactCCCTCTTTGAGGAGTAActattataaattatttcattaagagtgaaataaaatataaaattattttttctaatataaaaaatgtattataaatCTTAAGTAGATTGAGCCATAATTGAAATGTCGTTCTTCTTGAAATCTCACTTAAAATTACAATTGGAGAAAAAACTCGACTGGTTTACCTCAAAATCTAAAGTTCACGACATGGAAAGGTAACTTCTAAGCTTAagactaattaataattatgatAATTGAATTATGGATGATCGAGCTAGAGTTTAATCCAAGATATGGAATTGGGAATTTTGGATTCTCAAAATCCATAATTAGTCGTGTGTAATGAGATTGAATGGATAAACACTCAAAGGGTGAcgaaattgaattgaaaatacaatgaatttgatgaaattgaatgttaatACAAGAAGTGACATGAAAATGGAGTAATGCAATAGGTGTGATGAAATTACTTGTTGGTTGCTCGATGTAACAAAAAGCATATTGTCCATCACAAACATTTGGACTTGGAGATTATTATTGGTGAACATATCAGCATTCTTATGGGTTTCAACCATGATGGGAGCAACGAGgtttgaaaatagaaaaaaaaaaaaaaaaggttattttTTCTGTCTTATCTATTTCATTCATATACTATGACACATAAGCATACAATTGAACGAGAATCTACATGCAAGGATAAGTGGATAGTTATTGTTGATCACAAGTGAAAAAACTACATGCATAAAATATATCCTCGATGAGActgaaattgaattaaaaatcaCCCAAAGTTCCTAAGGCAACGTTTTATATACAGTCAGAACTCGCTATAACGGCACCCGCATATAAGAGCACATTTCTATAATAGTCAAGTTTTTTCGGAATCGATGTTTagtgttatattttacttctgtataactgttacggttcacttttacgcgagacataaaagctactaagatgTTGTGAACTCTATTGAATTTTTGGgccacctaattttataaaggaaattaggaaaaccaagtttaaaagggtttatcaaacaagtgaaaaacacttttagaaccagagttcgaggtaagggttttggGGATCTCCTAGAGAAAGTTTttagcaccctagtattaaggatccgtagaatacggttgaccttcgagcttcaatgtgtgattaattgtGATCATTTgctaaaatgttttctttcttgcaaaatttGTCATATGAATATCATAACTCCATCTTTTTggcaaaaaatatttctttaaggAAGAAGAgttggtttcttttaaaaatgtTCTAAGGGGGTTAAAATCAGTTCATTTCtggaccaaaacacacttaagattttCTCTTAAGTAGAGTCCTACTAACTTGGTCCTAATGTCATGATTTGATCCTTAtaagtttatatacatatataataaaataaatgcagTATATCTCCCTTGAAAAAAAATAGAGTAGATTGCATATAAGtgtaaatgaagaaaaagttttacttgttttgtcTTAGCTCATTTTATGGTCAACCAATATCCTTCCAAAGCCGTCTTACTCCGAACTAGGATGCAAACATATCTCCTCTTGTTTTATTGCCTTAAGGTCTGGGCTTTTGGCctaaaaagttgaaaataacCTTAAGTTAATGAGTTTGAAAGTCTATGTTAcactt encodes:
- the LOC132065670 gene encoding DNA repair protein RAD51 homolog 2 isoform X1, whose translation is MANKLLSEMGLPKSIANIFAARNLIIAKDVFSLTEFELMELLDVDLAVVTSAVAHISEFTCPPYQTALSLLEQRRQNENMAGHLPTCLKGLDNALCGGIPFGIVTELVGPAGIGKTQFCLKLSLLASLPSSYGGLDGSVIYIDTESKFSSKRMIEIGYNSFPEVFHTEGMAQEMAGRILVLRPTSLSEFTDSLQKIKVSLFLHNVKLLIIDSMAALLSGEVVQGPQRQHSLGWHISFIKSVAEFSRIPVVVTNQVRSQSRDETSHYSFQEKSMVDSPEAAPKLDSHLVAALGIHWAHAVSIRLVFESRSGQRFIKLAKSPLSPPLAFPFNIISSGISLLNDDGVEMQGPDIHAISCQGHNDVINFGTEMMH